The genomic region AGCGTCCAGCACCCGAAAGCCAAAATCCACCAGTCCCTGATAGCCATAGGCGGTATATTCGTCACCAATCATAATCGACGGTATGCCCAGTTTGGTAGCCCAAACCGTCATGCCCGGATGGCGGCCGATATATAAATCAGGTTTTAGTTTATTAAGCAGATTCATCATTTCAAACACCTGCTGGTCGGCCACGCTAAAGGGGATATCCTCGGTTCCTTCCAGCAAATGCTGTACCGTTTCCGGTGACTGGCCGCTGTCATACTGCGGATCGTAATGCCAGGAGGCACCCCAGATAATCTCAACGCCCAGTTCCTGCAGCGTCCGGATGTAGTCATGGGCAAAACTGGGTCCCATACCGACAACCGCTTTTTTGCCTTTGAGTTTTCCCCGCAGTTCGGCCAGTTCACCGGCAATCCGGTCTTTTTCTTCCTTTATATAAGCTTCCACGGCCGCTTCCTTGCCGACAATCTTTCCCAATTCCCGGAGCCAGTTGTCCGTCCCCGTTATACCGTGCGGCTGCAATGCTTTCACATAAGGAACTCCATATTGCTGTTCCAGGGCATTGCCGAAGTATCCCCCCAGCGTGCCGCAAATACTAATGGTCGCCACCGATTCGGAGGTTCGCGCCAGTTCGTCTATCGAACTATAGGGCACCATAAATACCGGCTCCAGACCAAACCTGGCCAGCATGGCCGTAATCTGTTGGCGGGCGCTGCCCCGAAAATTAATCAGGTTTACCTTATTGGTTTTCTTTTCCGGCGGTTTGACAATTCCCGTTAAGATGGCATGGAAGGCCGCATCAAAACCGGAAGCCCAGATTTGTGATTTAAACCCTTCGCAGAAGACGGGCGTCAACGGCACCGGAATCTCGTCTCTTAATTCATCCAGCGCGCTGATAATGTCCTCGCCGATAATGCCTGATACGCAGGAAGTGGTAACAAAGATAGCCTTCGGCTGAAACCGCCGATAGGCTTCCCGCACCGCGTCCTTCAGTTTGGCAACCGCCCCGAAAACGGTATCTTCCTCCACCATATTGGTATTAAGAATATTGATATTCCGGTACTCCAGGCCTCTGACCTTGCGGCCCCATTTATCCTGTTCATTGGCCCCGGCACTGTCACCGGCACAGCCGATTGGCGCGTGATTGACCACTGCCGCATCGACAATACCGGACAGATAATTTTGGGCGCAACCGGAGCTGCAGGCACTGGCCTGGCTGAAGCATCTGCCTTTATTTTGCAACGAACAGCCTGATACACGGGCTCCCAAATCCCGGATGGTGCCCTGGTAACCGGTAATGGAGCCCAGACGGTTCTCCCGGATGGCTACTTCGGGAAGCTCTAAATTAATCGCCATAGCAATGGTACCTCCTCTATCCACTTCACACTAAATATATTGTCATGACGGCCGCCACTGCCGGCGGCCGTCATGACACCTTACGTCCCGGCAGGTTTACCTGCCAAACATCAACTGTCAAACGAATGAATCACCAAATCGGAAGCCTTTACCTTGCCTTGCGGGATAACCTTATTGGCTTCCAGGTCCTTGATCCAAGGTACAATTTCGTCTTCCACTATTTTGGTATCGGTAGCATAATAATGAGTGGCATTGACCGGCACATGAATCCAGTCCTCGGTCATTTTGCGAGCCTCTTCCGGATTGTCATTCGCCCATTTTTGAGCCTTGGCAATGGCTCTGGCGAATTTTTTAATGATTTCCGGATTTTTGTCAATAAAGTCAGTCGTAAAGTAGTAATACCCTACACCACCGCCTACGCCCAGACCGGCATCCAGGCTGTCGGCTATTTTGACCATGCCGGCATCTTCCATGGATTTATAGTAAGGCGGATGCACCCCGGCCACACCGACCAGCCCCTGCTTCAATGCCTGTACGGCCTGCACGTCCGGCATGGATACCCACTCAATCTTGCTCCGGTCCAGCCCCTGTTTATCAGCTATTTGGCCGGCCAAGAAATCAGCGCAGATATTCTTGGTAATCGTCGAAAATTTAACGGTCCCTTCTTTGCTGTTTAGATCTTTAAAAGAATGGATATTGCCGTCTTTTTGCGGATTGACATACCAGAACATATGGCGCAGTTTGGGGTCCTGGTCGGGAGTAGGATCAATCCCGGCCCGGACAACGCCTTTAATTTTCGCCCCGCCGGCTATCGCCACGGCCAGGGTATTGGGATGAGCCGATCCCACATCATTATTGCCATTAAGTACCGACGGAATTTGCTGGGCCGGCTGTGTATCGCCGGTATAGACAATCTTTAGCCCTTCTTCAGCAAAAAAGCCTTTTAAATCCGCCACCACCCAGGGAGTGGATTCGCAATTGGTTTTTGACCAGGTTTTAATGGGAAATAAATTATCTTTCGCATCGGTTGTTTGCGCACTTTTAGCCCCTTCGCCACCGCTGACCGGCTTATCGGCAAAATTGGCACCATAGGCGATACCGCCGATAATCGCCAGCCCGATAAGACCGGCTATAATACTTTTAACTGTCTTTTTTTCCGCCATATTTCTTCATTCCTTTTTTTAAATTTGATAAATCCCTAATATTCCGGTGTATGTTCCTGCCAGCTAATCAGTTTACGCTCCAACTTGCCGAACAGGTAATTCAGGCTAAGCCCCAACCCGGATATGACCACAGTAGCGGCAAATAAAATAGGAATCTGATAATTGATCTGGGCATTCCAGACCAGCCAGCCCAAACCGCTGCTGGCGCCGATCATTTCCGCCGCAATCAGCATAAAGAAGGCTACGCCCGAACTCATTTTAAGGCCGTGAAAAATAGCGGGTGCCGCCGCCGGCAATATCACTTTATAAAACAGTTCCTTGCCCTTGACCCCCATAGACTGGGCCGATTTAATCAGCAAAGGATCAATTTCCTTAACACCGGTTATGGTATGCAGCAATACAGGCCAGACGCAAACCCAGACAATCATGGCCACTTTGGAAACCTCACCAATCCCGAATAGTAAGATAAATACCGGAAAAAGGGAGAAAGGATTGACGGCATTTAACAGACGCAAAACCGGTGTGGCAATCCGTTCAAACAGCTTAAACCAGCCGCCCAGAAAAAAGCCCAGCGGAATACCGACAACTGCCGCAATGGCAAAGCCCCCCAGCGCCCTCCCCAGACTGGCACTGATATGCTTGAGCAACGTTCCGTCAAGCAGGAGTTCCCGCAAGGTTGCCAATACCACCGACGGCGGCGAAATAAAGGTCTGTTCCACCCAACCGACGCGGGGAGCGATTTCCCAAAGCAGCAGAAAAATAATAATGGAGCTATTCGTATACAGGCCGTCGCCAAACCACCTGGCGATACCTTGCACAGACAACAACCTTTTTCGGCCTGAAGATGTTTCCTTCCAGATCACTTCCATCACCACCACTCCTTTCTTTAACAAAATTCAACTAGCCCACCAAGCCCGGTTACTGTTTCCATTCGAGAAGATTTTCCTCCAGCCAGTAAATAAAATAGTTAATCGCCATTCCCAGTATAGCAATGATAATCGTCGCGGCAAACAGGCGGGGAATCACGAAATTCATTGATGAATTTTGCACGAGCCAGCCCAGTCCGGCGCTGGCGCCGATCATTTCCGCCGCAATCAGCATCAGAAAAGCATGGGAGGCTCCGGTACGGATACCGGTGAAGATGACCGGTGCCGCACCGGGCAGCAGCACTCTGGTGAAAATGGTCAGCCGGCCAGCCCCCACCGAACGGGCGCTTTTAATATACAACGGATCAATCTGCTGCACCCCGGCAATCGTGGTAAACAGCACCGGCCAGATGGTGGACCAGAAAATAATGCTGACTTTGGCAATCTCGCCAATTCCAAAAAAAAGAATAAAAATGGGAAACAAAGAGAACGCATTGATCTGTCCCAGCAGACGCAGCAAAGGCCTTACGTGACGGGACAGAGTGGGAAAAACACCGCCTAACACAAACCCTGCCGGGATAGCAAGGACAAGGGCCAGCAGCAGTCCCAGCAACGTTCGCTGCAAGCTCGCCGCCATATGAATAAACAGCTCCCCATTGGCCAACAGCTTGCCAATGGCCTGCAACACCGCGGAGAAAGGCGGAATGAACTGAGCATCAAGCACTCCCACCCGGGGAAGGACCTCCCACAATAGGAAAAAGAAAATCACCCCGGAAATATCAATTAGCCGTTCGCTTAGTTGACGCAATACCTCTTTCATACTCAGTTGCCTCCTGCTTAATTAACACTTCGACCGCATAACGCAGGCCGTTTTCCACACTGTCACAATATTCGATGGCGGTAACGCCCCGGCAGCTTAGCTTATCCTTGGCATGGGGGCCGATACGCATGGTCAGCACCGCATCACAGTCCTGCAAGGCATCAATGGTTTGATCCCGCCTGTTTTCGCCCTCTTCGCAATCGGCCATACCGGAACAATACTTACTGGCCGAGCGCTGTTCCATAGGCTGAAACGTATATCCGTCACCCTGATAAATCGTAAAGCCTGTCGCATGTCCGAAGTGTTGATCCACCAGCTTGTTGTATTTGGAAGTAACGGCAATCCGGTATTGTTTTCTTACCGGATTGTATACTTTTTTCGTCTCACCCGTACGGTTTGCCATACGAAACTCCTGGGAACGGTCTTCGTGGAGCCTGCCGATGGCATCGGCCCGGCATTGCTGACAGTGACGCATTTGCGGCAAGTCAAGCTGGCAAAGATTTCTTAGTTCATTGACCTCTTTCATGCTGGTTTGCGGAAAATTCTCGAAATTACTGCCGGTTGCCGGAATTAGCGGCATAATATTGGTAACAAATACGCCCAGCTCCTTAACCTTTTTTACAACCTCGGGAATATGGTGATCGTTAATGCCTTTGATCATCACCATATTCACCTTTACCAGTATGCCGTGCCCGGTTAAGTACCGGATACCTGCCAACTGGTTTTGTAACAAGATCTCGGCTGCTGCTTTTCCTTCATAGCGGCGGCCCTGATAGGTAATAAACTGATATATCTTAGCGCCAATCTCGCTATCCAGCGCATTCAGCGTAACGGTAACATGATGAATCCCCAGCTCTACCATTTCGGCCGCATAGTCCGGCAGCCGCAGTCCGTTGGTGGACAGGCAGAAAACCACCTCAGGCGCGATGGCCTGTATCGCCTTAATTGTCTGTTTGGTCGCCTGCCAGTCGGCCAGCGCATCACCCGGCCCGGCGATCCCCACAACACTCAGGTCTTCCACCTTTTCCCGGACCCAGACAAACTTTTCCCTGGCCAGTTCAGGAGTTAATACCTCGCTGGTAACACCCGGCCGGCTTTCATTCACACAGTCGAATTTACGATTGCAGTAATTGCACTGGATGTTGCACCGGGGTGCCACCGGTAAATGAATACGCGCGTATTTGCTGTGCGCTTCGGCGGAATAGCAAGGATGCCTTTGAGTCTTTTCCCAAACTGACTGACTGATACTTCCCGGGCAAACGCAAGTCATACTATCACCTCTTTCTCTCCCATCACCAACCGTATATTAATAAAAAGGCTGCAGAAATCGTCTGTTTCTGCAGCCTTCAGTCGGGTCTGATCAGCTTGTTGCCTGGGGAACCACTGCTTTATTCACACTGCACAGTCTGGCGGATCTTTTTCCGTCTGACTGCGTCAGCCAAACCTTGAAATAGGGACCGCTATTTCTGCGGTTTTACTTCCTTGCCAGCCGAAAGAAGCTCTCGCCAGGCCGGCTGTCTCATTAAACCAACGGTTCCCGGACAACTCTTTTCTATTAAATAGCCGCCGCCTTCCCCCGCACTTCACCTGTCTCCAGGGCCAGCAAATGATCAGCCCATTTGGCTGCCCACTCGCGCAGTTCCGAAGTGTCTAACGGTGACGGAACTTTCGATTCCGTAGTATCAATGATTTTCTGGGCCAGTTTCCCATAAATCTTGGCCTGCTCGGAATTAGGCGCGGCTTCTACCGCCGTCTTACCCTGCAGCTCGGCCTGGGTTACTGTTACCGAACGGGGAATATACTCTACAACCCGCGTTTGGGTTCGATCAACAAAATCATCGACAATATCCTTGGCATAGGGCGCATTAATCGAATTGGCAATTAAACCACCCAGCAGGGCGCCGCCCGAATTGGAGTACTTTTTAATCCCCTTGAACAGATTGTTGGCGGCATACACGGCCATGAAATCGGCCGACGATACAGTAAACACGTGCTCGGCAATACCCTCGCGGATGGGAACGGCAAAGCCGCCGCATACTACGTCACCGAGAACATCATAGATAATCACGTCTAAGTCAAGTTCCTCATATACCTTCAGTTGTTTTAAAAGCTGTACGGCGGTAATGATACCGCGTCCGGCACAGCCCACTCCCGGCGCCGGGCCGCCGGCCTCCACGCAATAGATGCCGTTAAACCCTTTAAAAATAACATCCTCCGCCTTTACCTGCGTTTTTTCCCGCAAAGTATCCAGCACAGTGGGGATGTACGTACCGCCCCGCAACGTATTGGTCGAATCAGCCTTCGGGTCGCAGCCGAACTGCATAACCTTTAGTCCCAGCTTGGACAATGCCGCGCTGATATTGGAAGTGGTGGTTGATTTACCAATTCCGCCTTTGCCATAAATAGCAATCTGCTTAATCTTTTTACTCATCTTTTATCCCCCTGTGTTTTTAAAATTTAGAACCCGGCTAATGCGCGGATTTTATGCCTATCAGAAGTTTTATTTCCGATAAACCAAAAAAGACCAGAAGAACATTTCCGCAGAAATGCCTCTGGCCTTTAGCTTGATAACTAATCAGCATATGAATATTAAATAATAGCTCTTTTGTTTATTATACTCAAAAGTTTTTAAAATGCAAGCATTTTTTTCAAAAAATAGTGTTTAGTGTAAAAAATGGGTAATACAGTTATATTCCATCACCATGGACTCCTTCCACCTCATGAACACGCCGTTTTTCAGTTTTTTCAATTTGTTCTACTTTGCCGTTGGCAAAACGAATAACCAGTTGTCCATACTGGATTTTTTGCAGTTCGGTAACAATCTGTGCCTGCAGCGGATGAACGGATACGGGCTTGCCATACTTTACGTAGCCGGCTTCCCGGCTTTTATTGGTAATGATATATTTCTCTGTTTTTTCAATTTTGACAACATAGCCGTCCTGTATCGTCAAAATCAAATAGCCGTTTTCCGCGGAAAACAAAAAATGATTCACGATCTCCAGTACCTGATTCTGAAGCTGCCTGCCCAAGGTATTTTTTCCCGGGCTGCGCGCACTGCGCACTTCGGCTGTAATATTTTTTCTGGCAGTAGGATGATCTGACATATAACTCCTCCTTGATTAACATACTTAGGGCTAAGGGCACAGATATTTCCCTCGCGCCTTCAGTTAAATTCCTGATCAGCCGCGCCATTGACAAGCGTAGTCGATGAAAAACAAAAAAGACCAAAAGATTTTCCCCTGGGAAAAAACTTTTAGCCTTCAGTTTTTCTGATTAGCTTATTCTTTTATTGAGTTAAATTATAGCAAGTTCCCTGCGCTACGTCAATACGGTTGTAATAAGATGCATTTACTTTTTTTACCTGCCTATATAAAAATTTATTAGTTCTTTGGCTTGAATGCTTGCGGGAAATATGCTACGATTCAACCACTATTATTTGCAAAGTATACCCCTTCGGATGGTGATAAATATGTTTGACCTGGTGCTTGCCAACGGCATTCTTATTGACCCGGAGAAGCTGATCCGTTTTACCGGCCATATCGGCATTAGCGGCGGAAAAATCACTGCGATCAGCAAAACCGAACTTCCAGGTGTCCGGCAATTGGATATAACGGGCAAAATCGTCTGCCCCGGTTTTATTGATATTCACGGTCATGTGGAACTGGACGCCTACTGCGGCGAGTTGTCGCTGCGACAGGGAATTACCACAACGGTGGGCGGCAACTGCGGCTTTAGTCCTTTGGATATTAACGGCTTTTTCGCCAAACAGGAAAAAGACGGCTTTATTGTCAACCAAGCCGAACTAATCGGCCACTCCTTCAGCCTCCGGGATAAAGTGGGCATCAAAGATCCCATGCAGCCGGCCACGACAGAGCAACTGGCCAAAATGGAATATCTGGTGGAAGAAGCTTTTGAAGCGGGGGCCTGCGGCCTGTCACTGGGCCTGGCTTATGCACCGGGCAGCTCGGACGAGGAAGTGTCCCGCTTAAGCAGACTGGCCGCCCGCTACGGCCGGATCGTCGCCGTTGATACCCGGATGGCTACCGGGATTGATATGTATTCCCTGGTAGAAGCCGTCAATATAGCCCGTCATACCGGCGCCCGGGTCCAAATCTCCCATCTGGTCTATCAATACGGCACCGGCATGATGGAAGAGGCGCTGGCGGTTATCAACCGGGCCCGCGCCGACGGCCTGGATGTCCGCTTCGACAGTGGGATGTACACCCAATGGGCCACCCATATCGGCGCCGCCCTGTTCCAGGAAGACTATATCCGGGACAACGGCTGGGACCTGCAGGATATCGTCGCCATCACCGGCCCGTATAACGGACAGCGGCTGACGCCAGCCTTGTATCACGAACTGCGCACCCAGGCGCCGCATACGGCAGTGGTTGTGCTCACCGGCATCGAAGAGGAAATTTATCTGGCCCTGACCCACTCCTTTGCCATGCCGTCTACCGATACCGGCGCTTATGCCCCCGGCGAGGGACACCCGCAAATCGCCGGCAGTTTTCCTCGCTATTTTAAGAAGATGGTGGCCGAACGGTATGAGTTGACGCTCATGGAAGCAGTTCGCAAGGCTACCCTGCTGCCGGCCGAAACGCTGGGACTTCATACCAAGGGCCGCCTGCGGGAAGATATGGACGCCGACCTTGTCGTTTTCGACATAAAAACCTTGATCGACAAGGCCGATTTCGGTCTGCCCGACGTTCCGCCCGAAGGAATCGAATATGTCTTCCTCAACGGCAGGCTGGCCCTGGATCACGGGGTCATCCGGGATGCCAAGGCCGGTCAGGCTGCCCGCTGCATCAAACCGGTATACGACTATCAGATTTAAAACCGAAAAACAAAGGCTTTTGCCAAGTCCCCGCGGACCTAGGCAAAAGCCTTTATTTTTACTTGTTAGTGGAAAGCACAGTGCCTTGCTGCGCTGGTGCAGCCACATATTTTTGCAGTTTTTTCACCGCCGGCAGGGCGACAACCGCCGCCACACCGATCTGCACCAAATTACCGGGGACGGAGGTCAGCGGCGCCACCCAGTTGCCGTAAATAATTCCCTCGGCGCCGTAATAGCCAACCACTTTGATCAGGCAAGCGGCGATCAGCGCCAGAAAATAAGCCTTCATAGTCCGGTTCCGTTCGGCGATAGCGCCAACGGTATATCCCATCAGACCGACAATCAGCAGGGTAAAGGGAGCCCACAGAAACCAGCCGCCCACTACATCAAACAGAGCCATACCGATGCCACCGGCCAAAGCGCCGGTCCAACGGCCGTAAAGAATGGCGAAAATAAAAAGCGGCACATTTCCCAAATGAATCAGTCCGCCGTTGGCGGCAATGGGA from Propionispora vibrioides harbors:
- a CDS encoding ABC transporter permease; this translates as MEVIWKETSSGRKRLLSVQGIARWFGDGLYTNSSIIIFLLLWEIAPRVGWVEQTFISPPSVVLATLRELLLDGTLLKHISASLGRALGGFAIAAVVGIPLGFFLGGWFKLFERIATPVLRLLNAVNPFSLFPVFILLFGIGEVSKVAMIVWVCVWPVLLHTITGVKEIDPLLIKSAQSMGVKGKELFYKVILPAAAPAIFHGLKMSSGVAFFMLIAAEMIGASSGLGWLVWNAQINYQIPILFAATVVISGLGLSLNYLFGKLERKLISWQEHTPEY
- the nifH gene encoding nitrogenase iron protein, producing MSKKIKQIAIYGKGGIGKSTTTSNISAALSKLGLKVMQFGCDPKADSTNTLRGGTYIPTVLDTLREKTQVKAEDVIFKGFNGIYCVEAGGPAPGVGCAGRGIITAVQLLKQLKVYEELDLDVIIYDVLGDVVCGGFAVPIREGIAEHVFTVSSADFMAVYAANNLFKGIKKYSNSGGALLGGLIANSINAPYAKDIVDDFVDRTQTRVVEYIPRSVTVTQAELQGKTAVEAAPNSEQAKIYGKLAQKIIDTTESKVPSPLDTSELREWAAKWADHLLALETGEVRGKAAAI
- a CDS encoding DUF2292 domain-containing protein, which codes for MSDHPTARKNITAEVRSARSPGKNTLGRQLQNQVLEIVNHFLFSAENGYLILTIQDGYVVKIEKTEKYIITNKSREAGYVKYGKPVSVHPLQAQIVTELQKIQYGQLVIRFANGKVEQIEKTEKRRVHEVEGVHGDGI
- a CDS encoding N-acyl-D-amino-acid deacylase family protein, with the protein product MFDLVLANGILIDPEKLIRFTGHIGISGGKITAISKTELPGVRQLDITGKIVCPGFIDIHGHVELDAYCGELSLRQGITTTVGGNCGFSPLDINGFFAKQEKDGFIVNQAELIGHSFSLRDKVGIKDPMQPATTEQLAKMEYLVEEAFEAGACGLSLGLAYAPGSSDEEVSRLSRLAARYGRIVAVDTRMATGIDMYSLVEAVNIARHTGARVQISHLVYQYGTGMMEEALAVINRARADGLDVRFDSGMYTQWATHIGAALFQEDYIRDNGWDLQDIVAITGPYNGQRLTPALYHELRTQAPHTAVVVLTGIEEEIYLALTHSFAMPSTDTGAYAPGEGHPQIAGSFPRYFKKMVAERYELTLMEAVRKATLLPAETLGLHTKGRLREDMDADLVVFDIKTLIDKADFGLPDVPPEGIEYVFLNGRLALDHGVIRDAKAGQAARCIKPVYDYQI
- a CDS encoding ABC transporter permease, with the protein product MKEVLRQLSERLIDISGVIFFFLLWEVLPRVGVLDAQFIPPFSAVLQAIGKLLANGELFIHMAASLQRTLLGLLLALVLAIPAGFVLGGVFPTLSRHVRPLLRLLGQINAFSLFPIFILFFGIGEIAKVSIIFWSTIWPVLFTTIAGVQQIDPLYIKSARSVGAGRLTIFTRVLLPGAAPVIFTGIRTGASHAFLMLIAAEMIGASAGLGWLVQNSSMNFVIPRLFAATIIIAILGMAINYFIYWLEENLLEWKQ
- the nifB gene encoding nitrogenase cofactor biosynthesis protein NifB, which translates into the protein MTCVCPGSISQSVWEKTQRHPCYSAEAHSKYARIHLPVAPRCNIQCNYCNRKFDCVNESRPGVTSEVLTPELAREKFVWVREKVEDLSVVGIAGPGDALADWQATKQTIKAIQAIAPEVVFCLSTNGLRLPDYAAEMVELGIHHVTVTLNALDSEIGAKIYQFITYQGRRYEGKAAAEILLQNQLAGIRYLTGHGILVKVNMVMIKGINDHHIPEVVKKVKELGVFVTNIMPLIPATGSNFENFPQTSMKEVNELRNLCQLDLPQMRHCQQCRADAIGRLHEDRSQEFRMANRTGETKKVYNPVRKQYRIAVTSKYNKLVDQHFGHATGFTIYQGDGYTFQPMEQRSASKYCSGMADCEEGENRRDQTIDALQDCDAVLTMRIGPHAKDKLSCRGVTAIEYCDSVENGLRYAVEVLIKQEATEYERGIASTKRTAN
- a CDS encoding nitrogenase component 1, yielding MAINLELPEVAIRENRLGSITGYQGTIRDLGARVSGCSLQNKGRCFSQASACSSGCAQNYLSGIVDAAVVNHAPIGCAGDSAGANEQDKWGRKVRGLEYRNINILNTNMVEEDTVFGAVAKLKDAVREAYRRFQPKAIFVTTSCVSGIIGEDIISALDELRDEIPVPLTPVFCEGFKSQIWASGFDAAFHAILTGIVKPPEKKTNKVNLINFRGSARQQITAMLARFGLEPVFMVPYSSIDELARTSESVATISICGTLGGYFGNALEQQYGVPYVKALQPHGITGTDNWLRELGKIVGKEAAVEAYIKEEKDRIAGELAELRGKLKGKKAVVGMGPSFAHDYIRTLQELGVEIIWGASWHYDPQYDSGQSPETVQHLLEGTEDIPFSVADQQVFEMMNLLNKLKPDLYIGRHPGMTVWATKLGIPSIMIGDEYTAYGYQGLVDFGFRVLDALTNRNFVKKLSARVTLPYTDWWMEQDSFTFLQDEVG
- a CDS encoding ABC transporter substrate-binding protein, whose product is MAEKKTVKSIIAGLIGLAIIGGIAYGANFADKPVSGGEGAKSAQTTDAKDNLFPIKTWSKTNCESTPWVVADLKGFFAEEGLKIVYTGDTQPAQQIPSVLNGNNDVGSAHPNTLAVAIAGGAKIKGVVRAGIDPTPDQDPKLRHMFWYVNPQKDGNIHSFKDLNSKEGTVKFSTITKNICADFLAGQIADKQGLDRSKIEWVSMPDVQAVQALKQGLVGVAGVHPPYYKSMEDAGMVKIADSLDAGLGVGGGVGYYYFTTDFIDKNPEIIKKFARAIAKAQKWANDNPEEARKMTEDWIHVPVNATHYYATDTKIVEDEIVPWIKDLEANKVIPQGKVKASDLVIHSFDS
- a CDS encoding ECF transporter S component; protein product: MKQQAFSQTKQLAYAALGIALVFICTSFVNLRLPIAANGGLIHLGNVPLFIFAILYGRWTGALAGGIGMALFDVVGGWFLWAPFTLLIVGLMGYTVGAIAERNRTMKAYFLALIAACLIKVVGYYGAEGIIYGNWVAPLTSVPGNLVQIGVAAVVALPAVKKLQKYVAAPAQQGTVLSTNK